One Roseimaritima multifibrata DNA window includes the following coding sequences:
- a CDS encoding anthranilate synthase component I family protein: MNLPAETQLDFSWLKRKPSECEVGVDIDFYKLFYALKSNFSCSYFFESLELPRHQDRYFTTGFDPLVQFIARGNQLTIRGDAESIQRITGQQGTPIEKGSCEVIVDLEGQSENPYEYLKRQIPLERLGRTHQGGLIGYFCYESVNYFEPAIKLEEHADYPTFHLGLYTDGLILDNETGICHYYTYHEDRMDQVRPLLDGLDDISIPTRLDSVKVLGNSETREEHTTAINNTLDEVKAGNTFQAEVGFKTLYKIQGDKIAVYDRLRQINPSPYMFYVVFDDVELMGASPEILIANTGPAVLTTPTAGTTGRSEDPDEDRRLARALLTDAKEIAEHNMLVDLHRNDLSRVCRIGTVRIASLMYLIRFSHVQHIVSDVVGELSADQTAYDLLAAILPGGVVSGAPKIETMKIIDRNENTPRGPYGGAVGRFSFNGDSTFCLPIRSLFCKGDECFTQTCSGVVLDSNAENEYRELTRKLAAMQQTLQELSQ, translated from the coding sequence GTGAACTTACCCGCCGAAACCCAACTGGATTTCTCTTGGTTGAAACGTAAGCCAAGCGAGTGCGAAGTCGGCGTCGACATCGATTTCTACAAGCTGTTCTATGCGCTGAAATCCAATTTCAGCTGCAGCTATTTCTTTGAATCGCTAGAACTGCCCAGGCACCAAGACCGGTACTTCACAACCGGCTTTGACCCGCTGGTCCAGTTCATCGCCCGCGGGAACCAATTGACCATCCGGGGCGACGCCGAATCGATCCAGCGGATAACCGGCCAGCAAGGAACCCCGATCGAAAAGGGCTCCTGCGAAGTCATCGTCGACCTGGAAGGGCAAAGCGAGAATCCCTATGAATACCTCAAACGTCAGATTCCGCTTGAACGTCTGGGGCGAACGCACCAAGGTGGTTTAATCGGTTACTTCTGCTACGAATCGGTCAACTACTTTGAACCGGCGATCAAACTGGAAGAGCACGCCGATTACCCGACATTCCACCTGGGACTGTATACCGATGGATTGATCCTCGATAACGAAACCGGGATCTGCCACTATTACACCTACCACGAAGATCGGATGGACCAAGTCCGTCCGCTACTGGACGGACTGGACGATATCTCGATCCCAACCCGTTTGGATTCAGTCAAGGTTCTTGGGAATAGCGAAACACGCGAAGAACATACGACAGCGATCAACAACACGCTGGACGAAGTCAAAGCAGGCAACACGTTCCAAGCCGAAGTCGGCTTCAAGACGTTGTATAAGATCCAAGGGGACAAGATCGCGGTCTATGACCGACTGCGGCAGATCAATCCCAGCCCTTACATGTTTTATGTCGTTTTTGACGATGTGGAACTGATGGGGGCCAGCCCTGAAATCCTGATCGCCAATACCGGGCCGGCCGTCCTGACCACGCCGACTGCAGGAACGACCGGACGGAGCGAAGACCCTGACGAAGATCGTCGACTGGCAAGAGCCTTGTTGACCGATGCCAAAGAGATCGCCGAACACAACATGTTGGTCGACCTGCATCGCAATGACCTCTCACGCGTCTGCCGAATCGGTACCGTCCGGATCGCCAGCCTGATGTACTTGATCCGCTTCAGCCACGTCCAACACATCGTCAGCGACGTGGTGGGGGAATTGTCAGCCGACCAAACGGCGTACGACCTGCTGGCGGCGATTCTTCCCGGAGGCGTTGTTTCGGGAGCTCCCAAAATTGAAACGATGAAAATCATCGATCGCAACGAGAACACCCCCCGCGGTCCGTACGGTGGTGCCGTGGGGCGGTTTAGCTTTAATGGCGACAGCACTTTCTGCCTCCCCATTCGCAGCCTATTCTGCAAAGGGGACGAATGCTTCACACAAACATGCAGCGGAGTGGTGCTCGATTCAAACGCTGAAAACGAGTACCGCGAACTGACTCGCAAACTAGCTGCAATGCAACAAACTTTGCAGGAGTTAAGCCAATGA
- a CDS encoding anthranilate synthase component II, protein MIRLLLIDNFDSFTFNLLHLFGELPDVEVTVRRNNEPFLEDISAGKYDAIVISPGPGSPDDKAYFGNCEQTIKRFGPSGIPILGVCLGFQGIALAFGAKLKRAPYPMHGKTTGLRITQPDDLLAEIPDDTPVMRYHSIMIDRDQPFPESLIVTGETTPGELCLEQNGPEIMAFRHATLPIYGVQFHPESFGTECGTDIAKHFVAIAQQRLAAKQG, encoded by the coding sequence ATGATTCGTCTGCTACTGATCGACAACTTTGATTCGTTTACGTTCAACCTGTTGCACCTGTTCGGAGAACTTCCCGATGTGGAAGTCACCGTCCGTCGCAACAACGAACCGTTCCTGGAAGATATTAGCGCCGGGAAATACGACGCCATCGTCATCAGCCCCGGCCCCGGATCGCCCGACGACAAAGCTTACTTTGGCAATTGCGAACAAACGATCAAACGGTTTGGACCATCGGGAATCCCGATCCTCGGCGTCTGCCTGGGCTTCCAAGGAATCGCGTTGGCATTCGGAGCCAAACTGAAACGCGCCCCCTACCCGATGCACGGGAAAACAACCGGTCTGCGAATCACTCAGCCAGACGACCTGCTGGCAGAAATCCCAGACGACACCCCGGTCATGCGGTACCATTCAATCATGATCGACCGCGATCAACCGTTCCCCGAATCGTTGATCGTAACAGGCGAAACAACGCCCGGCGAATTGTGCCTGGAACAAAATGGCCCGGAAATCATGGCGTTCCGGCATGCAACCCTGCCGATCTACGGAGTCCAATTCCATCCCGAATCCTTCGGAACCGAATGTGGAACGGATATCGCCAAACATTTTGTTGCAATCGCCCAACAACGACTGGCAGCCAAGCAAGGCTGA
- a CDS encoding aminotransferase class I/II-fold pyridoxal phosphate-dependent enzyme, protein MSNRIGPPKFAWMDKRLQQWDDVQLKRQLRPVQADGMTVIGEDGKPRINFGSNDYLGLAAENYSDSVATSASTDADMPDEASSGEDHSVDSSIRTTLRKGSGSSQLVCGYTEQHARFAAELAAWEQTEAVALYSSGYAACSGVVSALARRGDLILSDAFNHASLIDGCRLSKAERFVYPHCDVAAVAALLQHHRKRFQNVWIITDSVFSMDGDIAPLSDLVDLAIRFDATMIVDEAHATGVLGNDGSGACKALGVKEMVDIRIGTLSKAFGVQGGFVAGPQVVIDYLLNTSRPLIYSTSPSPLTIQIAAQHLHEIQTNAARRYRLAEVSRRLRSKLQAANLLSTLFTALESRIPIHPIRIGSAEKTIAIANQLWDRGFYVPAIRPPTVPEGTSRLRISLSAAHTDSQIDALADELQSLLG, encoded by the coding sequence ATGAGCAATCGCATCGGTCCTCCGAAATTCGCATGGATGGATAAGCGGTTGCAGCAGTGGGATGATGTGCAACTGAAACGGCAACTGCGCCCCGTGCAAGCTGACGGCATGACGGTCATTGGCGAAGATGGCAAACCGCGAATCAACTTTGGCTCGAATGACTACCTCGGCCTAGCAGCCGAAAACTACTCGGACAGTGTCGCCACGTCTGCTTCCACAGACGCGGACATGCCGGACGAAGCGAGTTCCGGCGAAGACCATTCGGTCGACAGCAGCATCCGGACAACACTCCGCAAAGGAAGCGGATCCAGTCAGCTTGTTTGTGGTTACACCGAACAACATGCTCGCTTCGCTGCCGAACTTGCTGCCTGGGAACAAACCGAAGCGGTCGCCCTCTACAGTTCCGGATATGCAGCCTGCAGCGGTGTCGTTTCGGCTTTGGCCAGACGAGGCGATTTAATCCTGAGCGATGCTTTCAATCACGCCAGTCTGATCGATGGCTGCCGATTATCAAAAGCCGAGCGGTTCGTTTACCCGCACTGCGATGTCGCTGCCGTCGCCGCTTTGCTTCAGCACCACCGCAAGCGTTTCCAAAACGTTTGGATCATCACCGACAGCGTCTTCAGTATGGATGGCGACATCGCCCCCCTTTCCGACCTTGTCGATCTTGCGATTCGTTTTGATGCCACCATGATCGTCGACGAAGCCCACGCAACGGGAGTCTTAGGGAACGACGGGAGCGGAGCCTGCAAGGCATTGGGCGTCAAGGAAATGGTCGACATCCGCATCGGCACCCTCAGCAAAGCGTTTGGAGTTCAAGGCGGATTCGTCGCAGGGCCTCAGGTCGTGATCGATTACTTGCTGAACACGTCGCGACCGTTGATCTACAGCACGTCGCCATCGCCGCTAACCATTCAAATCGCCGCCCAGCATCTTCATGAGATCCAAACCAATGCAGCGCGACGTTATCGCCTTGCGGAGGTCAGCAGGCGGTTAAGAAGCAAACTGCAAGCGGCAAACCTGCTTTCGACCCTTTTCACGGCGTTGGAAAGTCGAATCCCGATCCATCCGATTCGGATCGGTTCGGCCGAAAAGACCATCGCAATCGCCAACCAACTATGGGATCGCGGTTTCTACGTCCCCGCCATTCGCCCCCCCACGGTCCCCGAGGGGACAAGTCGGCTAAGAATCAGCCTATCGGCGGCCCATACCGATTCCCAAATCGACGCTCTAGCGGACGAACTCCAAAGCCTGCTCGGCTAA
- a CDS encoding DUF1559 domain-containing protein: MYRSVPFSQPNSKKRGFTLVELLVVIAIIGVLVGLLLPAVQAAREAARRMSCGNNLKQLGLALHNYHDTFGTFPPSAIWGPGDPPYTLPYHHTWNEMILPFVEQQPLYDSTNRLLPVWGQPIVEAQVAFLRCPSDGGRWELSETHNIAVTNYAGCEGYHWWETGTAGNSAPWNTFGDPITKNADIMGLFTSNRTRRMSDVTDGLSNTLVVAETDSMGFGGGPIRTVGTGARRTGTPVFRGAFVAAGVNGWAGNEGGGQRVVNPDGTPKASNGWWKNHVYPPTFISAWGPNADWPGPSSYHPSGLQAAYGDGSVGFLSETIDYGTWLKMTSIKDGHTYNDPRN; the protein is encoded by the coding sequence ATGTATCGGTCCGTACCCTTTTCGCAGCCGAATTCGAAAAAGCGCGGTTTTACGCTCGTCGAATTGCTGGTTGTCATCGCTATCATTGGAGTCCTGGTAGGGCTTCTGCTTCCCGCTGTCCAAGCGGCCCGCGAAGCAGCTCGTAGAATGTCCTGCGGCAACAACCTGAAACAGTTGGGGCTAGCACTTCATAACTATCACGACACCTTCGGCACCTTTCCACCCAGTGCGATCTGGGGTCCGGGAGATCCTCCCTACACCCTGCCATACCATCACACCTGGAACGAAATGATTCTGCCATTCGTGGAGCAACAACCGCTTTACGATAGCACCAATCGCCTCCTTCCCGTCTGGGGACAGCCGATCGTTGAAGCGCAAGTTGCGTTTTTGCGTTGCCCATCCGACGGTGGTCGCTGGGAACTATCGGAGACCCACAATATCGCGGTGACCAACTACGCTGGCTGCGAAGGTTATCACTGGTGGGAAACAGGCACTGCTGGAAACAGCGCACCATGGAACACCTTTGGCGATCCAATCACCAAAAACGCAGACATCATGGGCCTGTTCACATCCAACCGAACACGGCGGATGTCGGACGTCACTGACGGATTGTCCAACACGCTTGTAGTTGCCGAAACCGACTCGATGGGCTTTGGCGGCGGACCGATCCGAACCGTGGGCACCGGAGCCCGTCGTACAGGAACCCCTGTCTTCCGCGGTGCATTTGTCGCTGCCGGTGTTAATGGCTGGGCTGGAAACGAAGGAGGCGGCCAGCGAGTCGTCAATCCCGATGGCACTCCAAAGGCTAGCAATGGCTGGTGGAAAAACCACGTCTATCCACCAACCTTCATCTCGGCTTGGGGTCCCAACGCTGACTGGCCAGGTCCTTCCAGCTACCATCCTTCCGGACTACAGGCTGCCTACGGCGACGGAAGCGTCGGCTTCCTATCCGAAACCATCGATTACGGTACTTGGTTGAAAATGACCAGCATCAAAGATGGCCACACTTACAACGATCCTCGTAACTAA
- a CDS encoding sigma 54-interacting transcriptional regulator gives MVTFLKVRSGPETGRQFPLDRARPIHIGRGNNCQIVLSDPIASRFHAVVYFEDDRWQVRDTQSRNGMLVNGQKTDHAMLMDQSVLQVGGTELQLIDPVSDSVEELPLSQTVQLDRPMADLIPEGFPAVQFGAELEQTNTGHLLDLYQLSLRLLLCNDPGEITSLAIELLADRTQADVVGFLWDSGDGKLTPERIFPPDSKRHVRLSKKLTQRVLRGGEAIWIHERPEAMEGATSGENWSDAICVPMMSESLSMGVLHLYREQRHFCEEDFELAIASGRLIAAALANARKTHSLQADHQRLADRNAHSDELIGESRPMVKLKEKIRRIGRAHGSVLVRGESGSGKELVARALHRASPRAERPMLSVNCAAIPRDLMESQLFGHRKGAFTGADTEHIGWFQQAHTGTLFLDEIGELTLDGQAKLLRILEGHPFLPVGAVKEVLADVRVIAATNRDLAEFVRAKQFREDLYYRLSVFELIVPPLRDRGDDIGSLIDHFLDHFCRQHGRPTLQLSDDARAHLLRYAWPGNVRQLRNVIDSAVVLAEDPAIELEDLGLRDTGVSTMDTLRLDLWEKRLIRKALKRTDGNVPEAAKLLGISRATAYRKISDYEIDR, from the coding sequence ATGGTCACCTTTTTGAAAGTCCGTAGCGGCCCAGAGACGGGACGACAATTCCCGCTGGATCGTGCGCGCCCCATCCATATCGGCCGCGGCAACAATTGCCAGATCGTGCTGTCGGATCCGATCGCGTCTCGATTCCATGCCGTCGTTTATTTCGAAGACGATCGCTGGCAGGTTCGTGATACTCAAAGCCGCAATGGGATGTTGGTCAACGGTCAAAAGACCGATCATGCGATGCTGATGGACCAGTCGGTACTGCAGGTTGGCGGAACCGAGTTGCAGCTTATCGATCCTGTCTCGGATTCGGTGGAGGAATTGCCTCTCTCCCAGACCGTGCAGCTCGATCGTCCGATGGCCGATTTGATTCCCGAAGGTTTTCCCGCCGTCCAGTTCGGCGCGGAATTGGAACAGACCAATACCGGACATCTGCTGGACCTTTATCAGCTGAGCCTGCGCCTGTTGCTGTGCAACGATCCCGGTGAAATCACCAGCCTAGCGATTGAACTGTTGGCGGACCGAACTCAAGCGGACGTGGTTGGGTTTTTATGGGACTCCGGGGACGGCAAACTGACCCCCGAACGCATTTTTCCGCCCGATTCAAAACGGCATGTGCGGTTAAGTAAAAAATTGACTCAGCGAGTCCTCCGCGGTGGAGAGGCGATTTGGATTCACGAACGTCCCGAAGCGATGGAAGGGGCAACGTCGGGAGAAAACTGGTCGGACGCGATCTGTGTTCCCATGATGTCCGAGTCGCTTTCGATGGGTGTGCTGCATCTGTATCGTGAACAGCGGCACTTTTGTGAAGAAGATTTTGAGTTGGCGATCGCATCGGGGCGCTTGATCGCCGCGGCGCTTGCCAATGCCAGAAAAACACATTCGCTGCAGGCCGACCATCAGCGTCTGGCCGATCGCAACGCCCATAGCGATGAATTGATCGGCGAGAGTCGGCCGATGGTGAAGCTGAAGGAAAAGATCCGCCGGATTGGCCGTGCCCACGGTTCGGTTCTGGTACGCGGCGAAAGCGGGTCAGGAAAAGAACTGGTCGCGCGAGCCTTGCACCGCGCCAGCCCTCGTGCCGAACGACCAATGCTAAGCGTCAATTGTGCCGCCATCCCTCGCGATCTGATGGAAAGCCAATTGTTTGGCCATCGAAAGGGAGCATTTACCGGTGCCGATACAGAGCATATTGGATGGTTTCAGCAGGCCCATACGGGGACTTTATTCCTTGATGAAATTGGCGAACTAACGCTCGATGGTCAAGCCAAATTACTGCGAATCCTCGAAGGCCATCCGTTTCTTCCGGTAGGGGCTGTCAAGGAAGTTCTGGCCGATGTGCGAGTGATCGCGGCGACCAACCGGGATCTGGCTGAATTTGTACGGGCCAAACAGTTTCGCGAAGATCTTTATTACCGCTTGTCTGTTTTTGAATTGATTGTCCCGCCACTGCGTGATCGAGGAGATGATATCGGTTCGTTGATCGATCATTTCTTGGACCATTTCTGTCGTCAGCACGGGCGACCGACGCTGCAGTTGTCCGACGACGCACGAGCACACCTCCTACGCTACGCATGGCCAGGGAATGTGCGACAACTGCGAAATGTGATTGACAGCGCAGTGGTACTGGCAGAGGACCCTGCAATCGAGCTGGAAGATTTGGGCCTGCGGGATACCGGGGTCAGCACAATGGATACGCTGCGGCTGGATCTGTGGGAAAAAAGGTTGATCCGCAAGGCGTTGAAACGGACCGACGGCAACGTCCCCGAAGCCGCCAAATTGCTCGGCATCAGCCGAGCGACCGCCTATCGCAAGATCAGCGATTACGAGATCGATCGATAG
- a CDS encoding DUF3467 domain-containing protein codes for MADSDSKTEAKTPEAAPPAAQAQTQQPVQVQVNDDNAMATYANFCRVTGSPEELIVDFGLNPQPVGVPKDPIQVKQRIIVNFYTAKRLLAALQMSVARHEAVFGVLETDINKRVRPQAGGPGAPAAQKKS; via the coding sequence ATGGCTGATTCTGACAGCAAGACCGAAGCAAAGACGCCAGAAGCTGCACCACCTGCCGCTCAGGCTCAGACCCAGCAACCTGTTCAGGTTCAAGTCAACGACGACAATGCTATGGCAACGTACGCAAACTTCTGCCGAGTAACCGGTTCACCAGAAGAGCTGATCGTTGACTTTGGCTTGAATCCACAACCCGTTGGTGTTCCCAAGGATCCCATTCAGGTAAAGCAGCGGATCATCGTTAACTTCTACACCGCGAAACGTCTTCTCGCTGCATTGCAGATGTCCGTTGCGCGTCACGAAGCCGTCTTTGGTGTGCTGGAAACGGACATCAACAAACGCGTTCGTCCTCAAGCCGGCGGCCCTGGTGCCCCAGCAGCTCAGAAGAAGAGCTAG